One window of Cohnella hashimotonis genomic DNA carries:
- a CDS encoding aldo/keto reductase, with the protein MNLRPLGKTGLQVSEVSFGTWAIGGSWGQTNDAESLRALDKAMDEGVNFFDTADVYGDGKSERLLARATKGKEDKIHIATKFCRQGDIHDPQTYSEQRVRQWCEDSLKRLERDTIDLYQIHCAPFEILKQGAVFEVLDKLQQEGKIRAYGVSVETVEEGLFCLEKSGVQALQIIFNIFRQKPIAELLPRAAERGVGLLVRLPLASGLLTGKFKADASFEAEDHRNFNQNGEAFNVGETFAGLPFAKGVELASQLGWIAEGRGNMTRASLRWLLDFKEITCVIPGFKNVRQVEDNLGVLAMKPFTAEEHERLRKFYREQVSEHIRGAY; encoded by the coding sequence ATGAACTTACGGCCGCTGGGCAAAACGGGTTTGCAGGTGAGCGAAGTCAGCTTCGGTACGTGGGCGATCGGAGGCTCATGGGGGCAGACGAACGACGCAGAGTCGCTCCGCGCTTTGGACAAGGCGATGGACGAAGGCGTCAACTTCTTCGATACGGCCGATGTCTACGGCGACGGCAAGAGCGAGCGGCTGCTCGCCCGCGCCACCAAGGGCAAGGAAGACAAGATCCACATTGCTACAAAGTTCTGCCGTCAGGGAGATATTCACGACCCGCAGACGTATTCGGAACAGCGGGTGCGCCAGTGGTGCGAGGACAGCCTGAAGCGTCTCGAGCGCGATACGATCGATCTGTACCAGATCCACTGCGCGCCCTTCGAGATCCTGAAGCAGGGCGCCGTGTTCGAGGTTCTGGACAAGCTGCAGCAGGAGGGCAAGATCCGTGCTTACGGCGTCAGCGTCGAGACTGTGGAGGAAGGTTTGTTCTGTCTGGAAAAGTCGGGCGTGCAGGCGCTGCAGATCATATTCAATATCTTCCGGCAGAAGCCGATCGCGGAGCTCCTCCCCCGCGCGGCCGAGCGCGGCGTCGGCTTGCTCGTCCGGCTGCCGCTCGCCAGCGGTCTGCTGACCGGCAAGTTCAAGGCGGATGCCTCCTTCGAGGCCGAAGATCATCGCAACTTCAACCAGAATGGCGAAGCCTTTAACGTCGGCGAAACGTTCGCAGGCCTTCCCTTCGCCAAAGGGGTAGAGCTCGCATCGCAGCTCGGCTGGATCGCAGAAGGCCGCGGCAACATGACGCGCGCCTCGCTTCGCTGGCTGCTGGACTTCAAGGAGATCACCTGCGTGATTCCGGGGTTCAAGAACGTGCGTCAGGTCGAGGACAACCTCGGCGTGCTGGCCATGAAGCCGTTCACTGCGGAAGAGCACGAGCGGTTGCGGAAATTTTACCGGGAGCAGGTTAGCGAACATATTCGGGGCGCTTACTAA
- a CDS encoding VOC family protein, which produces MALTSTFTSLNLPVKNVAQSKAFFTGIGFALNPQFPDSENSVAIVIGDNLQVMLIADSFFNTLTERESVDTSKYSQFTIALAFESREKVDEIVNTAVSLGGKLHAEPEDHGFMYHWGFVDLDGHLWAINYMNADAAQG; this is translated from the coding sequence ATGGCATTAACGTCCACATTCACGAGCTTGAACCTGCCTGTTAAAAACGTAGCACAATCGAAGGCGTTCTTCACCGGAATCGGATTCGCGCTCAACCCGCAATTCCCCGATAGCGAGAACTCGGTAGCCATCGTCATCGGCGACAATCTGCAAGTCATGCTGATCGCTGATTCATTCTTTAACACGCTCACGGAGAGGGAATCCGTCGATACGAGCAAGTATTCGCAGTTCACGATCGCACTCGCCTTCGAGAGCCGGGAAAAGGTTGATGAAATCGTAAATACCGCGGTCTCCCTGGGCGGGAAGCTGCACGCTGAACCTGAGGATCATGGGTTTATGTATCATTGGGGTTTTGTGGACTTGGACGGCCACCTGTGGGCGATCAACTACATGAACGCGGATGCGGCTCAAGGTTAA
- a CDS encoding PH domain-containing protein encodes MGLFSGLFNNYSEVSVQELQEKYGAFLTPNETIQTGFKLIRDAFVFTEERLILIDHQGVTGSKTRVVSIHLDAIYEVTMETAGTGFDDCEVTIHYITSPYHKSNNISVSSYKFEFGKKFNAKPIYTTLMSIALANNKRLNG; translated from the coding sequence ATGGGTCTTTTCAGCGGATTGTTCAACAACTATTCTGAGGTGTCGGTCCAGGAGCTGCAGGAGAAATACGGTGCTTTTCTGACGCCGAACGAGACGATTCAGACCGGCTTCAAGCTGATTCGGGACGCCTTCGTGTTCACGGAGGAACGGCTGATTCTAATCGACCATCAAGGCGTGACCGGCAGCAAAACAAGAGTCGTGTCGATTCATCTGGACGCGATCTACGAGGTGACGATGGAGACGGCGGGCACCGGATTCGACGACTGCGAAGTGACGATCCACTATATTACTTCCCCTTACCACAAGAGCAACAATATTTCAGTCTCGTCGTACAAATTTGAGTTCGGCAAAAAATTTAACGCAAAGCCGATCTACACGACCTTGATGTCCATCGCCCTTGCCAATAACAAGCGGTTGAACGGTTGA
- a CDS encoding 3'-5' exonuclease, translated as MAYMVPEVIRTSAAAGERLLFRTLEEYLPSDYMVYYEPEIEGRRLDFVIIGPDLGLVVLDVKDYTPAALLQVDHDQWQLHGAAGRVEIVRNPYNEARDNARFVAQQLKQDEQLIQPAGKLRGQLKFPCGCGTVFTRLKQADFIKYDLYEAIAREFVLCRDEVDPEDAAFSADVLIEKIHAMFTVWSSSRYYLTTADIRAIRQHLFAEARISAEFRQPADDQDQLLLSLRHIKTTDSYAENRDGQSGDDQRKRRGAVGCGNAAKLAGRARTLAKQYPDWKLLVLCRDAARSLTLEQTIEQLMNEPEDLLDLIRLEEQKAGAAVASNIEVFGFYEWLRAVLNARVTDIPVLIGKLDQHEAILPTYDAILIDNVQDFEPEWLKLLGLVLNPELQGNPLAGDRAQTNSLRGRSRILSMNYRNTAQIAQFAWDFYQRHSALQDTVRSGSVDGVDIIPPYSTHRKGPEPVIARCDRFTDEIKRVCERIAFLHNEKSISYADMAILYRVKDNYQFSYVDTIRRALTEAGMPYYWVTENEDAKKRLERAHDSIKISTIDGAKELDFRAVFVVNVDSMPFPLEAAEEKEVSLFYIALTRALDWLYVSYSGESKFTAYLDEVLEQRSRKGKASKKMG; from the coding sequence ATGGCCTATATGGTCCCGGAGGTTATTCGGACGAGTGCTGCAGCGGGGGAACGTTTACTTTTTCGCACATTGGAAGAATACCTGCCGAGCGATTATATGGTGTATTACGAACCGGAGATCGAGGGGCGGAGGCTCGACTTCGTCATTATCGGTCCGGATCTGGGACTGGTCGTGCTGGACGTGAAGGATTATACGCCGGCCGCGCTACTCCAGGTCGATCATGATCAATGGCAGCTGCATGGTGCGGCGGGGCGCGTGGAGATCGTGCGGAATCCGTACAACGAGGCGAGAGATAACGCCAGGTTTGTCGCGCAGCAGCTGAAGCAGGATGAGCAACTGATCCAGCCCGCGGGGAAGCTGCGGGGTCAGCTCAAATTTCCGTGCGGCTGCGGGACCGTATTTACGAGATTGAAGCAGGCAGACTTCATCAAGTATGACCTTTACGAGGCGATCGCCCGGGAATTCGTGCTGTGCCGCGACGAGGTGGATCCGGAGGATGCAGCTTTTTCGGCAGATGTCCTGATCGAGAAAATACATGCGATGTTCACGGTGTGGAGCAGCAGCCGCTATTATCTGACGACGGCGGATATTCGGGCGATTCGGCAGCATCTGTTCGCCGAGGCGCGGATCAGCGCGGAGTTCAGGCAGCCGGCCGATGACCAGGATCAGCTGCTCCTCTCGCTTCGGCATATCAAGACCACAGATTCGTATGCGGAAAATAGGGACGGGCAGTCGGGCGACGATCAGCGGAAAAGGCGAGGGGCGGTGGGATGCGGGAATGCGGCGAAACTGGCCGGCCGGGCGCGAACGCTTGCCAAGCAGTACCCGGACTGGAAGCTTCTTGTGCTGTGCCGCGATGCCGCGAGATCGCTGACGCTGGAGCAGACGATCGAGCAGCTGATGAACGAGCCGGAGGACCTGCTGGATCTCATCCGCCTCGAGGAGCAGAAGGCGGGCGCCGCCGTGGCGTCGAACATCGAGGTGTTCGGCTTTTACGAGTGGCTGAGGGCGGTCCTGAATGCGCGGGTGACGGATATACCGGTCCTGATCGGGAAGCTCGATCAACATGAGGCGATCCTGCCGACGTACGACGCGATCCTGATCGATAACGTGCAGGACTTCGAGCCGGAATGGCTGAAGCTGCTGGGTCTCGTCTTGAACCCTGAGCTGCAGGGGAATCCGCTGGCGGGGGATCGGGCGCAAACCAATTCACTACGCGGCAGGTCCCGTATTCTCTCGATGAATTACCGTAACACGGCGCAGATCGCGCAGTTCGCCTGGGATTTTTACCAGCGGCATTCCGCCCTGCAGGATACGGTGAGAAGCGGTTCCGTGGACGGCGTAGACATCATCCCGCCTTACAGCACGCACCGTAAGGGGCCGGAGCCGGTCATTGCGCGATGCGATCGGTTTACCGATGAGATCAAGCGGGTGTGCGAACGAATCGCTTTTCTACACAACGAGAAGAGCATTTCGTACGCCGACATGGCCATTCTGTACCGCGTGAAGGATAACTACCAGTTCTCCTACGTCGATACGATTCGCAGAGCGCTGACTGAAGCGGGCATGCCCTATTATTGGGTGACGGAAAACGAGGATGCGAAAAAGCGGCTGGAACGCGCTCACGATTCTATCAAGATCTCCACGATCGACGGCGCGAAGGAGCTGGATTTTAGAGCGGTCTTCGTCGTGAATGTCGACAGCATGCCGTTTCCGCTCGAAGCGGCGGAGGAGAAGGAAGTGTCGTTGTTCTACATCGCGCTGACGCGGGCGCTCGACTGGCTGTATGTGTCCTACAGCGGCGAGTCGAAGTTTACGGCGTATCTGGACGAGGTGCTGGAGCAACGGAGCAGGAAGGGGAAGGCTTCGAAGAAGATGGGGTGA
- a CDS encoding peptidoglycan D,D-transpeptidase FtsI family protein, which yields MKKEVQNRRQFSIRLNVFFMVTFFLFSWLIVRLAYVQLVEGPSLQERQTRMITKGVSIPPIRGNIYDSAGRRIAYSISTQSLYFTFKTGFKQKAAEALAAKLVKLFNEKGDERSKPMTTEDVIEAMDIDGITHLPFQQRRIKSELSKEEIAYLSEHRDEYPDVEIVEESIRQYTPDRVAVQLVGYMNKMKGAKENLDFYKEINANQSDPTLKYLDSEEVGYDGIELMYQKELRGLNGYKSYQIDVTSRIVGDMKLTKPVKGQNLYLTINRKVQLTAQQAILDQIATTRASTAKTLRDAQPTTGYAVAMEVETGRVVAMASMPDYDPNIWQGGISQEELDEITAAMGNGAIREVFPPYKDPKERSQHPTSLVPLGSTQKPLTILTGLMEKVITPSTTWTDPGYFKFGRDDQAEVQNAGRAYNGSLTPTRAIAKSSNAYMAKMVGNALYMQYKKKSVDIWDKHMKEFGLGVKTGSGLPLEMPGIVDYFVSATRDSPQSAMIYASFGQQGKYTALQLAQYAATLASHGKRMKPMLVDHTTDADGNVMTTMKPEMLNEIKLPNSYWKTIEDGMAQVKVEGFDGVRYDFYRKTGTSQQQGVGKRKFVENAVFISYAPQDKPKLAVAVIVPDGGYGGWGAAPIARKIFDAYDAEVGLTDAGPRPPIGTIDQTQ from the coding sequence ATGAAAAAAGAAGTTCAAAACCGTCGCCAATTCAGTATCAGGTTAAATGTCTTTTTCATGGTTACCTTTTTCCTGTTCTCCTGGCTAATCGTGCGTCTTGCTTATGTGCAGCTCGTCGAGGGTCCGAGTCTCCAGGAGCGCCAGACGCGCATGATCACGAAGGGCGTATCCATCCCGCCCATCCGCGGCAATATTTACGATTCTGCGGGACGTCGGATCGCCTATTCGATCTCGACGCAGTCGCTGTATTTTACTTTCAAAACAGGTTTTAAGCAGAAAGCCGCGGAGGCGCTGGCTGCAAAACTCGTGAAGCTGTTTAACGAAAAAGGCGATGAGCGTTCCAAGCCGATGACGACTGAGGACGTGATCGAGGCGATGGACATCGATGGCATAACGCATCTGCCGTTTCAGCAACGGCGGATCAAATCGGAACTGTCAAAAGAAGAGATCGCCTATCTTAGCGAGCACCGCGACGAGTATCCCGACGTGGAGATCGTGGAGGAGAGCATTCGCCAATATACTCCCGACCGGGTCGCCGTACAATTGGTTGGCTATATGAACAAGATGAAGGGAGCCAAGGAAAATCTGGATTTTTACAAAGAAATCAACGCGAATCAATCGGATCCCACGCTTAAGTATCTGGATTCGGAGGAGGTCGGCTACGACGGCATCGAGTTGATGTATCAGAAGGAGCTGCGGGGGCTTAACGGTTATAAATCTTATCAAATCGACGTCACGAGCCGGATCGTCGGCGACATGAAGCTGACGAAGCCGGTCAAAGGGCAGAATCTGTATCTGACGATTAATCGCAAAGTACAGCTCACTGCGCAGCAAGCCATTCTCGATCAGATCGCGACGACCCGCGCTTCGACGGCCAAGACGCTCAGAGATGCGCAGCCGACGACGGGATATGCGGTCGCAATGGAGGTGGAGACCGGCAGGGTTGTGGCGATGGCGAGCATGCCGGATTATGATCCGAATATCTGGCAGGGCGGGATCAGCCAGGAGGAACTGGACGAGATCACGGCTGCGATGGGCAATGGCGCGATCCGGGAAGTATTTCCGCCTTACAAGGACCCCAAGGAACGCTCGCAGCATCCGACGTCGCTTGTGCCGCTGGGCTCGACGCAGAAGCCGTTGACGATTCTGACCGGGTTGATGGAAAAGGTCATCACGCCCTCGACTACATGGACGGACCCGGGTTACTTCAAGTTCGGTCGCGATGATCAGGCTGAGGTTCAGAATGCCGGACGCGCCTACAACGGTTCGCTCACGCCTACAAGGGCGATCGCCAAGTCGTCCAACGCATACATGGCGAAAATGGTCGGTAACGCGCTTTATATGCAATATAAGAAAAAAAGCGTCGACATCTGGGACAAGCACATGAAGGAGTTCGGACTCGGGGTGAAAACTGGCAGCGGGCTGCCATTGGAAATGCCCGGCATTGTGGATTACTTCGTAAGCGCGACACGGGACAGCCCTCAGTCGGCGATGATCTACGCGTCGTTCGGCCAGCAGGGCAAGTATACGGCGTTGCAGCTGGCCCAATACGCCGCTACGCTCGCCAGCCACGGTAAGCGGATGAAGCCGATGCTAGTCGACCATACGACCGATGCGGACGGCAACGTCATGACGACGATGAAGCCCGAGATGCTAAACGAGATCAAGCTGCCGAATTCGTATTGGAAAACGATCGAAGACGGCATGGCGCAGGTCAAGGTTGAAGGCTTCGACGGCGTGCGTTATGACTTCTATCGCAAGACCGGTACGTCCCAGCAGCAGGGCGTCGGCAAGCGCAAGTTCGTCGAGAACGCCGTCTTTATTTCCTACGCCCCGCAGGATAAGCCGAAGCTCGCTGTCGCTGTTATCGTGCCTGATGGGGGCTACGGCGGCTGGGGCGCGGCGCCGATCGCGCGCAAGATTTTCGATGCGTACGATGCCGAGGTCGGCCTCACGGATGCAGGTCCAAGGCCGCCGATCGGGACGATTGATCAGACACAGTAG
- a CDS encoding LLM class flavin-dependent oxidoreductase, with amino-acid sequence MSGKKLLKFGAILQGLGAHTGLWRHPDMPVDASVNLEFYKRQARTAEAGKFDLIFIADGLFITEDSLPHFLNRFEPITILSALAAVTSKIGLVGTLSTSYSEPFNAARQFASLDHISAGRAGWNVVTSPLEGSALNYGKDGHPSHAQRYRMAEEYLQVVRGLWDSWEDDAFVRDKDTGVFFDRSKFHTLDHKGEFFSVRGPLNIGRSKQGQPVVFQAGSSEAGKNLAARSADAVLTEHAYIEDAKQFYRDVKARAAAYGRSPDDIAILHGIGVIIGRTEDEAKAKYEEIANLVTIEKAIAHLGRFYEHHDFTQYPLDAPFPDLGDLGSNSYRSTTERIRRIAREENLTLRQVALRFVSPPGGFMGTPAQIADLIQRYYEEEAADGFFIQSVTPSALEEFVELVIPILQQRGIYRTEYEADTLRGNLGVPIPANRHALATTAADAQG; translated from the coding sequence ATGTCCGGAAAAAAACTGCTTAAATTCGGAGCCATCCTTCAAGGCTTGGGGGCGCATACCGGCCTGTGGAGACACCCTGACATGCCGGTCGACGCGAGCGTCAACCTTGAATTTTACAAACGTCAGGCGCGGACGGCGGAAGCCGGCAAGTTCGATCTCATATTTATCGCCGACGGGCTCTTTATCACGGAGGATTCCCTACCTCATTTTCTGAACCGGTTCGAACCGATTACCATCTTGTCCGCGCTTGCTGCCGTTACGAGCAAAATTGGCCTGGTAGGCACGCTGTCGACCTCCTACAGCGAACCGTTTAACGCTGCCCGGCAGTTCGCTTCGCTGGATCACATCAGCGCCGGCAGAGCGGGCTGGAATGTCGTCACCTCGCCGCTGGAAGGCTCCGCCCTCAATTATGGCAAGGACGGGCATCCTTCCCATGCCCAGCGTTACCGCATGGCGGAGGAGTATCTCCAAGTCGTGCGGGGGTTGTGGGACTCTTGGGAGGACGACGCCTTTGTCCGCGATAAAGACACCGGCGTTTTTTTCGACCGTTCCAAGTTTCATACGCTTGACCACAAAGGCGAATTTTTCTCCGTCCGCGGGCCTCTCAATATCGGACGTTCGAAGCAAGGGCAGCCGGTCGTATTCCAGGCGGGCTCGTCAGAAGCCGGCAAAAATCTCGCCGCGCGGTCGGCGGATGCCGTCTTGACGGAGCATGCCTATATCGAAGACGCCAAACAATTCTACCGGGATGTCAAAGCGCGCGCCGCGGCCTATGGGCGGTCGCCCGACGACATCGCGATCCTGCACGGCATCGGCGTCATTATCGGCCGCACGGAAGATGAAGCAAAGGCCAAATACGAGGAAATCGCGAACCTGGTCACGATTGAAAAAGCGATCGCCCATCTCGGCCGATTCTATGAGCATCACGATTTCACGCAGTATCCGCTGGATGCGCCGTTCCCCGATCTCGGCGATCTCGGCAGCAACAGCTATAGGAGCACGACCGAACGAATCCGGCGAATCGCGCGCGAGGAAAATCTGACGCTGCGCCAGGTCGCGCTTCGCTTCGTATCGCCGCCAGGCGGCTTTATGGGCACGCCGGCGCAGATCGCCGACTTGATCCAGCGTTACTACGAGGAAGAAGCGGCGGACGGCTTCTTCATTCAATCCGTTACGCCGAGCGCGCTGGAGGAATTCGTGGAGCTGGTCATCCCTATTTTGCAGCAAAGAGGCATCTATCGCACCGAATACGAAGCGGACACGCTGCGAGGCAACCTGGGCGTGCCGATACCGGCCAATCGCCATGCGCTTGCCACGACGGCGGCGGATGCTCAAGGATAA
- a CDS encoding LysR family transcriptional regulator — protein MELRQLNTFRTVASTLNFSRAAEALNYVPSNVTMQMKALEDELGVRLFDRLGKQLVLTTEGKRFLTHVQDVLDKVDEARSAVHDNEHLTGTLTVSANEVVCAYRLPAVFRRFRSQYPGVRLIFRSVPNQALRQALFDGAADVVFILDEPVRSSGLAVEPLLEETFRLFAAPDHPLAARTKLQPDDFHREVFLTNEKGCPYRTMFDRSFEKEGIDSITYLEFQSAEAIKQCAISGIGIAFLPEIVTEAEVARGELVALPWQIPDLRVYTQMLWHKDKWLSPIMTGFIEAVREVSPKA, from the coding sequence ATGGAATTGCGCCAACTGAACACGTTCCGAACGGTCGCATCCACTTTAAATTTCAGCCGGGCCGCGGAAGCGCTGAACTACGTCCCCTCCAACGTTACGATGCAGATGAAGGCGTTAGAGGACGAGCTTGGCGTTCGTCTCTTCGATCGCCTGGGCAAGCAGCTTGTGCTTACGACGGAGGGCAAACGCTTTTTAACGCATGTGCAAGACGTTCTCGACAAAGTGGACGAAGCGCGCAGCGCGGTTCATGACAATGAACATCTAACCGGCACCTTGACGGTGAGCGCCAATGAGGTCGTCTGTGCCTACCGGCTGCCGGCCGTCTTCAGACGGTTTCGTTCGCAATATCCGGGCGTCCGTCTGATCTTCCGCTCCGTGCCGAATCAAGCGCTCAGGCAAGCGCTCTTCGACGGAGCTGCGGATGTCGTCTTTATACTGGACGAACCCGTTCGCTCAAGCGGACTCGCCGTCGAACCCTTGCTGGAAGAGACCTTCCGCCTGTTTGCCGCGCCGGACCATCCGCTCGCTGCACGAACCAAGCTGCAGCCGGACGATTTTCACCGAGAAGTTTTTCTGACGAATGAAAAAGGCTGTCCCTACCGCACCATGTTCGACCGCTCATTCGAGAAAGAGGGCATCGACAGCATCACCTACCTGGAGTTTCAAAGTGCCGAGGCGATCAAACAATGCGCCATCTCGGGGATCGGCATCGCCTTTCTGCCGGAGATCGTGACGGAAGCCGAAGTCGCACGGGGCGAGCTCGTCGCGCTGCCGTGGCAAATTCCGGACTTGCGCGTGTACACGCAGATGCTGTGGCATAAAGACAAGTGGCTGTCGCCCATTATGACGGGTTTCATAGAAGCGGTAAGGGAAGTTTCACCGAAGGCGTAG
- the tnpC gene encoding IS66 family transposase, with protein sequence MIDKKLIKQISHSDPETIEAFITSLVDQFTATIAQYTAKIEKLENRIKDLERQLGQNSRNSSKPPSSDGFRKPTNSRQPGGKKGAPKGHDGHTLLFAEVPDHVVHQTISVCGACQASLEAVPSLDYERRQVFDLPAPRVVVTEYRAEKKCCPHCRRTQRALFPEGVNAATQYGDGFAAWTAYLSAFQMIPLARIGQLFADLTRYRPSDATLLSYLKVMHHRLAPAEQCVREALLKSDYLHCDETGFGVQDHEHWLHTASTADYTLFTVHPSRGSVGMKAGEILSTYTGTVMHDSYGAYFKDEFSFSHSLCCAHLLRECQGISEHDKHTWSTRMKTLLQESWKTASDHRKRGEPLRQEHIQQMQQQYDEILKQGELEWSKDPVRPKTGPRGRKTKSKAANLGQRFLSYKDAILRFLYDAKAPFDNNQAERDIRMVKVKDKVSGCFRTEQGAKVFARVRAFISTLLKQQLPILPSLSAALRGTFTFG encoded by the coding sequence ATGATAGATAAGAAACTCATCAAGCAGATCAGTCATAGTGATCCTGAGACCATCGAGGCGTTCATTACATCGCTGGTCGATCAGTTTACCGCTACAATCGCGCAGTATACCGCTAAAATCGAGAAGCTTGAAAACCGAATCAAAGACCTCGAACGTCAGCTTGGCCAAAACTCCCGCAATAGCAGCAAACCGCCTTCAAGTGACGGTTTCCGCAAGCCGACCAACTCGCGGCAGCCCGGCGGAAAAAAGGGAGCGCCAAAGGGCCATGACGGACATACGTTGCTCTTCGCTGAAGTGCCGGATCACGTCGTTCATCAAACCATATCCGTCTGCGGCGCTTGTCAGGCGTCGCTCGAAGCCGTGCCGTCTTTGGACTACGAGAGACGTCAGGTTTTTGACCTGCCTGCACCACGCGTTGTGGTCACCGAGTATCGCGCAGAGAAAAAGTGTTGTCCGCATTGTCGGCGTACGCAGCGCGCCCTCTTTCCTGAGGGCGTGAATGCTGCCACACAATACGGCGACGGATTCGCAGCCTGGACCGCGTATTTGAGCGCGTTTCAAATGATTCCGCTTGCGCGTATTGGGCAACTCTTTGCCGATTTGACCCGTTACCGTCCGAGCGATGCGACGCTCTTGTCGTACCTAAAAGTCATGCATCACCGCCTAGCACCGGCTGAGCAATGCGTGCGCGAGGCGCTGCTGAAAAGCGACTATCTGCATTGCGACGAAACGGGCTTTGGTGTCCAAGATCACGAGCACTGGCTACATACCGCCTCCACTGCCGATTACACGCTATTTACCGTTCATCCCAGCCGCGGAAGTGTGGGCATGAAAGCAGGAGAAATCTTGTCTACTTACACGGGAACGGTGATGCATGACAGCTACGGCGCTTACTTTAAAGATGAATTCTCCTTCTCCCACTCGCTCTGCTGCGCCCATCTGCTTCGTGAATGCCAGGGGATAAGCGAGCATGACAAGCATACCTGGTCGACGCGGATGAAAACGTTGCTGCAGGAAAGCTGGAAGACAGCTTCGGACCACCGAAAACGAGGTGAGCCTTTGAGACAGGAACACATCCAGCAGATGCAGCAACAGTACGACGAAATTCTAAAACAAGGTGAACTTGAATGGTCCAAAGATCCTGTTCGCCCCAAAACCGGCCCGAGAGGCCGAAAAACGAAAAGCAAAGCGGCGAATTTGGGACAGCGGTTCCTGAGTTACAAGGACGCCATTCTCCGCTTTCTTTATGATGCCAAGGCGCCCTTTGACAACAACCAGGCCGAACGCGATATTCGCATGGTGAAAGTCAAAGACAAAGTTTCAGGCTGCTTTCGTACAGAGCAAGGTGCAAAAGTTTTCGCGCGCGTGCGCGCCTTCATTTCCACGCTTCTCAAGCAACAACTCCCCATACTCCCCTCCCTTTCGGCGGCACTCCGCGGCACGTTTACTTTCGGTTGA
- a CDS encoding alpha/beta fold hydrolase encodes MDYEIFDLGDVTLQSGATLPDAFLAYKTYGRLNEKKDNVIVYPTAFGDQHVQNEWLIGEGMALDPQKYFIIVPNLLGNGLSSSPTNTPPPFDKANFPQVTVYDNVQFQHRLVTERFGIQKIALVVGWSLGGIQAFQWGASYPGIVERIAPIAGMAKTWPQTYLVLEGVRAPLLAAVGFDSSKLGQLTAADMRAVGRVYAGWGLSQAFYREGLYRELGFDSVADFMTGVWEDSFMKMDPHNVLAMLGTGIRADISANPAYNGDFEKALRSITAHAYVMPGSTDLFCPADDNKYEAELMPHAVFKPIESIWGHFAGRGINKADNQFIDDSLERLLALHH; translated from the coding sequence ATGGACTACGAGATTTTTGATTTGGGTGACGTCACTTTGCAGTCGGGAGCGACGCTGCCGGACGCTTTTCTCGCTTATAAGACGTATGGCCGTTTGAACGAAAAGAAAGACAATGTCATCGTCTATCCGACTGCGTTCGGCGATCAGCATGTTCAGAATGAGTGGTTGATCGGAGAAGGCATGGCGCTGGATCCGCAGAAATATTTCATTATCGTGCCGAATTTGCTGGGCAATGGGCTGTCTTCCTCTCCGACCAACACGCCACCGCCTTTCGACAAGGCCAACTTCCCGCAGGTTACCGTTTATGACAACGTTCAATTCCAGCATCGGCTCGTGACGGAGAGGTTCGGCATTCAAAAGATCGCGCTCGTCGTCGGATGGTCCCTGGGAGGGATTCAAGCGTTCCAGTGGGGAGCGAGTTATCCGGGTATAGTGGAACGAATCGCGCCGATCGCCGGCATGGCCAAGACTTGGCCTCAAACGTATTTGGTCCTAGAGGGCGTGAGAGCGCCGCTCTTGGCAGCAGTCGGATTCGATTCAAGCAAGCTGGGCCAGTTGACCGCCGCCGACATGCGTGCCGTTGGCCGTGTGTATGCGGGATGGGGGTTGTCGCAGGCGTTTTACAGAGAGGGGCTTTATCGCGAGCTGGGATTCGACTCGGTGGCGGACTTTATGACCGGCGTCTGGGAAGATAGCTTTATGAAAATGGATCCGCACAATGTCCTCGCCATGTTAGGGACGGGCATACGCGCAGATATTAGTGCGAACCCTGCCTATAACGGGGATTTCGAGAAGGCGCTGAGGAGCATTACGGCACATGCCTACGTCATGCCGGGGAGCACGGATCTTTTCTGCCCGGCGGACGATAACAAGTACGAAGCGGAGCTTATGCCGCATGCCGTCTTTAAACCGATTGAGTCGATCTGGGGCCATTTTGCCGGTCGCGGCATCAACAAGGCAGACAACCAATTTATCGATGACAGCCTCGAGCGTCTGTTGGCGCTTCATCATTAA